Proteins found in one Aneurinibacillus uraniidurans genomic segment:
- a CDS encoding YebC/PmpR family DNA-binding transcriptional regulator — protein MGRKWNNIKEKKASKDANTSRIYAKFGKEIYVAAKQGEPNPESNRALKVVLERAKTYSVPRAIIDRALEKAKGGSEESYDELRYEGFGPSGSMVIVDALTNNVNRTASDVRAAFSKNGGNMGVSGSVAYMFDATAVFGFEGKTADEVLEILMEADVDARDILEEDDAVVVYAEPDQFHAVQEALKNAGITEFNVAELTMLAQNDVTLPEDAQAQFEKMIDALEDLEDVQQVYHNVDLGE, from the coding sequence ATGGGGCGTAAGTGGAACAATATTAAGGAAAAAAAAGCGTCAAAAGACGCAAATACGAGTCGGATATATGCGAAGTTCGGAAAAGAAATTTATGTAGCAGCCAAACAGGGTGAACCAAATCCAGAATCAAATCGCGCTTTAAAAGTCGTACTCGAGCGTGCGAAAACGTACAGTGTACCGAGAGCAATTATTGATCGTGCGCTGGAAAAAGCAAAAGGCGGTTCTGAAGAAAGCTATGACGAGCTTCGTTATGAAGGCTTCGGACCAAGTGGATCGATGGTAATCGTAGATGCACTGACAAATAACGTGAACCGTACGGCATCTGATGTGCGTGCTGCTTTTAGTAAAAACGGTGGCAACATGGGTGTAAGCGGTTCGGTAGCGTATATGTTTGATGCTACAGCGGTCTTTGGTTTTGAAGGAAAAACAGCAGATGAAGTGCTTGAAATTTTAATGGAAGCAGATGTAGATGCACGTGATATTTTAGAAGAGGATGATGCGGTTGTCGTATATGCGGAACCGGATCAATTCCATGCCGTACAAGAGGCGCTCAAAAATGCTGGTATAACGGAATTTAACGTTGCAGAGCTGACAATGCTTGCACAAAATGATGTAACACTTCCGGAAGATGCACAAGCACAGTTTGAAAAAATGATTGATGCATTAGAAGATCTGGAAGATGTGCAGCAAGTGTACCATAATGTAGATTTGGGTGAATAA
- a CDS encoding sulfite exporter TauE/SafE family protein, giving the protein MTVGLVITLLLIGFIGSFLSGMLGIGGAIINYPMLLFLPALLGVAHYSAHEVSGMIAIQVFFASLSGVLALRKENVMNYRLIGYMGTAIIIGSLAGGYGGRYLPEEIVNMIYAILATIAAVMMLIPRKGNDDKREMEKIEFNRVIAVISAFIVGISSGVVGAGGAFILVPIMLTVLKIPARITIASSLAITFISSIGSSVGKLMAGHILLWPTVVIVLASVLAAPLGTKVSKRMNAKVLQLILAILIVGTAIKIWFDLLSK; this is encoded by the coding sequence ATGACAGTTGGCCTTGTGATCACTTTACTCCTGATCGGCTTTATCGGTTCGTTTCTTTCTGGCATGTTGGGGATTGGTGGGGCCATCATTAATTATCCGATGCTGCTCTTCTTACCTGCCTTGCTAGGTGTAGCACACTATTCAGCACATGAAGTTTCCGGGATGATTGCCATACAAGTGTTTTTTGCGAGTTTGAGCGGCGTATTGGCGCTCCGCAAAGAAAATGTGATGAATTATCGACTGATTGGTTATATGGGAACCGCTATTATTATCGGCAGTTTGGCGGGAGGATATGGTGGACGGTATTTACCAGAAGAGATTGTAAATATGATTTATGCAATTCTTGCAACGATTGCTGCTGTTATGATGTTGATTCCGCGTAAAGGGAACGATGATAAGCGTGAAATGGAAAAGATAGAATTCAATCGCGTAATTGCGGTGATTTCTGCTTTTATTGTCGGGATTTCCTCGGGAGTTGTCGGGGCAGGTGGCGCTTTTATTCTGGTGCCGATTATGCTGACGGTTTTAAAGATTCCGGCTCGTATTACGATTGCCTCTTCGCTCGCTATTACTTTTATTTCATCGATCGGGTCAAGTGTTGGTAAGTTAATGGCAGGACATATTTTGCTCTGGCCAACAGTTGTTATTGTACTAGCTAGTGTTCTTGCGGCACCTTTAGGAACAAAGGTAAGCAAGCGAATGAATGCAAAGGTGCTACAGTTGATTCTTGCTATTCTCATCGTTGGAACCGCAATAAAAATCTGGTTCGATTTGCTAAGTAAATAA
- a CDS encoding RrF2 family transcriptional regulator, translated as MRMKTGMEQAVYTLLILVRLPKRTSLPAEPLSERLGVSPSYLKKLMQKLVHAGLVHSTPGIRGGFSLAKQPEDVTVYDIYVAVEGCQSLYLNQGVSSHLFADEKTCSSHESCALEILMKDAENAWTDVLKTETLASLQEKVTNTYPQHKLLALETWIHEQINGGTAQ; from the coding sequence ATGCGAATGAAAACAGGAATGGAACAAGCCGTCTACACACTGCTTATTCTCGTTCGGCTTCCAAAGCGCACAAGCCTTCCGGCAGAACCACTTAGCGAACGGCTGGGCGTTTCCCCTTCCTATCTAAAAAAATTAATGCAAAAGTTAGTTCATGCCGGGCTCGTACACTCTACACCAGGTATTCGCGGCGGATTTTCTCTCGCGAAACAGCCAGAGGATGTTACCGTGTACGACATCTATGTCGCTGTGGAAGGCTGCCAATCGTTGTATCTGAATCAAGGTGTATCCTCCCATCTGTTCGCAGATGAGAAGACCTGCTCTTCCCACGAATCATGCGCCCTTGAGATCCTGATGAAGGACGCAGAAAACGCCTGGACAGACGTACTAAAAACCGAAACGCTGGCCAGCTTGCAGGAAAAAGTTACAAACACGTATCCACAGCATAAACTCCTCGCACTTGAAACGTGGATACATGAACAAATAAATGGAGGGACTGCACAATGA
- a CDS encoding MBL fold metallo-hydrolase gives MKVSVLLDNNTLIDRYFFGEPGVSFYIEDNGKKILFDTGYSDAFVRNAEKMCIDLRQLDHIVLSHGHVDHSWGLTYLARMYMEAKIEDVPHTQPSIIAHPAVWESKKFGDMGEIGSLFSEQKIQMHFATHTSIEPVWLTENLVFLGEIPRHFEFEGKEVIGTVSRNGEETDDFVIDDTALAYRSPNGLVIIVGCAHSGICNIVEYAKQVCGDERIIDIIGGFHLQHPSKEQMEQTVEYMKGLRLPVMHPCHCTDFSSKVALTRAASIQEVGVGLRLQYE, from the coding sequence ATGAAGGTGTCTGTTCTGCTTGACAATAACACATTGATTGACCGCTATTTTTTTGGGGAGCCAGGGGTGTCATTTTACATAGAAGATAACGGAAAGAAAATTTTGTTTGATACGGGATACTCTGATGCTTTTGTACGAAATGCAGAGAAAATGTGCATTGACTTGCGCCAGCTTGATCATATTGTTTTATCACACGGACATGTCGATCACAGCTGGGGGCTGACGTATCTGGCTCGAATGTATATGGAAGCCAAAATTGAGGATGTGCCGCATACACAGCCATCTATTATCGCCCATCCTGCTGTATGGGAAAGTAAAAAGTTTGGTGACATGGGGGAGATCGGAAGTTTATTTAGCGAGCAAAAGATTCAAATGCACTTTGCTACTCATACGTCTATAGAACCTGTTTGGTTGACTGAAAATTTGGTGTTTCTTGGTGAGATTCCAAGGCATTTTGAGTTTGAAGGAAAAGAAGTTATTGGAACCGTTAGTAGAAATGGAGAAGAGACCGATGATTTCGTAATCGATGATACTGCCTTAGCGTACCGCTCACCTAACGGATTAGTGATTATAGTAGGTTGTGCTCATTCCGGAATTTGCAATATTGTCGAGTATGCAAAGCAGGTGTGTGGAGATGAGCGGATTATAGATATTATCGGGGGGTTCCACCTTCAGCATCCGTCCAAGGAACAAATGGAGCAGACTGTGGAATACATGAAAGGACTGCGCTTGCCTGTTATGCATCCGTGCCATTGTACAGACTTTTCGTCTAAAGTAGCACTGACTAGGGCAGCGTCTATTCAGGAAGTGGGGGTAGGGCTCCGGCTTCAATATGAGTAA